Proteins encoded by one window of Ochrobactrum sp. BTU1:
- the repB gene encoding plasmid partitioning protein RepB, which translates to MARKNLIEVSRIVDETVNIGPSSDITQSRPLAGFVPAARAGGVGGISKSLGNITQKVERVDILEKQLAEGQVIVELDPELIDSSFVSDRLSIDPDHLAELVSQIRDNGQLVPILVRPHPEKPERFQVAFGHRRLAAARELGIKVRAVVRALTDEQLVVNQGQENNARANLSFIERAMFAARLEDQGFDRDIAMSALGVDKAAISKMLSIVRMIGHPLIEAIGAAQEVGRRRWQELGEQLKDGQAAKFRAELSADNFVGSSSEQRFQYVTESLKRSALQDKELASAKGRPAEKSWNSMDNRVHFTMSRKPKKVAIELASTNAAGFGEWISNHLDRLYDEYRTSDEIKTGD; encoded by the coding sequence ATGGCGCGAAAGAACCTTATCGAAGTTTCCCGAATTGTTGACGAAACCGTCAACATTGGTCCAAGCAGCGACATTACCCAATCACGTCCGTTAGCAGGTTTTGTTCCGGCGGCCCGGGCAGGGGGGGTTGGCGGTATATCGAAGTCTCTGGGAAATATCACGCAGAAGGTCGAGCGGGTCGACATTCTTGAAAAGCAACTCGCCGAGGGACAAGTGATCGTCGAGCTCGACCCGGAGCTGATCGACAGTTCATTTGTATCGGATCGCTTAAGCATTGATCCCGACCATCTGGCCGAACTCGTTTCGCAAATCCGTGATAATGGCCAGCTTGTTCCGATTCTCGTTCGCCCACATCCCGAAAAGCCAGAACGTTTTCAGGTTGCTTTTGGGCATCGGAGGTTGGCTGCAGCGCGTGAACTTGGGATTAAAGTTCGCGCTGTCGTTCGTGCACTGACCGATGAACAACTGGTCGTCAATCAAGGCCAGGAAAATAATGCTCGCGCCAATCTATCATTCATCGAACGCGCGATGTTCGCGGCACGGTTGGAAGATCAAGGCTTTGATCGCGACATTGCAATGTCGGCCCTTGGGGTCGATAAAGCCGCAATCTCCAAAATGCTTTCAATCGTACGCATGATCGGCCATCCACTGATTGAAGCGATCGGAGCTGCTCAAGAAGTGGGACGTAGACGCTGGCAAGAACTCGGAGAACAGCTCAAGGACGGTCAGGCCGCTAAATTCCGGGCAGAGTTGTCCGCGGACAACTTTGTCGGATCAAGCAGCGAGCAGCGTTTCCAATATGTCACGGAATCTCTGAAACGCAGCGCCTTGCAGGACAAGGAGCTCGCCTCCGCCAAAGGCCGGCCAGCAGAAAAATCATGGAACTCAATGGATAACCGCGTCCATTTCACCATGAGCCGGAAGCCGAAAAAAGTAGCAATCGAACTGGCCAGCACAAACGCAGCCGGATTTGGTGAATGGATATCAAACCATCTGGATCGTCTTTATGACGAATACCGGACATCTGACGAAATAAAAACTGGAGATTAA